TCGTCGGCGGGACGAAGATCACCCGGGTGGGTGAGCTAGAGGAGAAGGGAATCGACCGCGCGTCCGTCGCGGAGACCCTCCAGCGGGCGTATCTGCAGATGATCATCGAGGACGGCGTCTTCCACGCCGACCCCCACCCCGGAAACCTCGCGGTGCAGGACGACGGGACGATCGTCTTCTACGACTTCGGGATGAGCGGCCGGGTCGATCCCTACGTCCAGGAAAAGGTCGTCGAGTTCTACATCGCGGTGGCGAACCAGGACATCGACGGGATTCTGGATACCTTGATCGACCTCGGGACGCTCAGTCCGGAAGCGGATCGAGAGGTGATGGGCCAGGTGCTCGAACTCGCCATCGAGGACGCCCGCGGCGAGGAGATCGAGCAGTATCGCGTCAATCAGATCATCGACCAGGTCGAGAACACGATCTACGAGTTCCCGCTCAGACTCCCCTCGAACCTCGCGCTCGTGTTGCGGGTCGCGACGGTCGTCGAGGGCGTCTGTGTGACGCTCGATCCCGACTTCAACTTCATCGACACCGCGACCGAGTACCTCTCGGAGCAGGGCTACAGGGAGGAGACGGCGAAACAGATCGCGGGCGAGGTTGGCGACCAGCTCCGACGGACGATGGAGTCGTTGATCAGAGTCCCCCCGAAGATCGAGAACACCCTCGACATGCTCGAACGCGACAGGCTGTTCGTCCACGTCGAGATCGAGGACCCGAACCAAATCTTCGACCGCCTCGCGAAACGACTCATCTACGGACTGCTCCTTTCCGTGGGCCTGATCTCGACGGCGATCATCTACGCCTTCCGGGGACCGGACCTCTCGTTTCTCATCTCCGGCGGTCTCTCGCTGCTGATCGTCTTCCTCCTCTACCGGTCGTTCAAGAAGCGCCGGGGGATCCGCGCCCGCCCGCAGTTCACCAGACAGAACCTCAGACAGCGCCGCGGCGAGGAGTGAGGACGTCGTAGCGAAGGAGCGAAACGAGAGGCGGCGATGGCCGACACGGGTGTTTTTCCCGCTCCCTCCCAAGGACGAGCCATGTCGAAGCCACAGCCACGGGCGTTCGCACACGTCGGCGTCACAGTGCCAGATATCGACGAAGCGATCGAGTGGTACGAGTCGGTTCTCGGGTTCGAGCGGCTGATGGAGGCACAGACGATCGCCGGTGACGGCGAGAGCCAGATCTCGCGGCTCTGTCTCGACGTGCTGGGGGAGTTCGAGGAGGTACGGATCGCACACCTCGGGACCGGCGGGGGGACGGCGATCGAACTGTTCGAGTTCAGGGAGGGAAAAGAGAGCGAGCCGAGCCCGAAGGAGGAGGGCTACTTCCACGTCTGCGTGATCGACCCGAACATCGAGGAGCTCGCGGCGGAGATCGAGGAGACGGGAGGGAAACACCACACCGAGATCTGGGAGCTCTTTCCCGACCAACGGTACAGGATGACCTACTGCAAGGATCCATGGGGGAACCTGCTGGAGATCTACACCCACGGCCACGAGCGGATCTACAGCAACCAGGGCGAGTACTAACACCCCGGAGTCCGATCCCCCCCGCATGGGTCGGATCGACGAGTCGGACGTGGAGTGGGAGACGCTCGAACGGGGAGAGACCGCGTTTCGGCGGAAGCGACTGGGCGCGGCCGCCGGGGGCGAACGCATCGGCTGTAGTCTCTACGAACTTCCCCCCGGGAAGCGGTCGTGGCCGTACCACTACCACGCCGGAAACGAGGAGGCGATCGTCGTTCGCTCCGGGTCGGGCACGCTCAGGCTCGCCGGGGAGACGTTGTCGCTCTCTTCGGGCGACTACGTCGCGCTTCCGGCGGACGAACGCGGCGCCCACAGGGTCGCGAACGACGGCGAGGAGGTACTCTCGTACCTCGTGATCTCGACGATGGACGAGCCGGACGTGACGGTCTACCCCGACTCGGGGAAGTTCGGTGTCTACGTCGGGGCGGCACCGGGCGAGGAGGGCGAACGGAGTCTCGAGGGCTACTACCGACCCTCCGATGCGGTGAGCTACTGGGAGGGCGAAGAGGGAGAGGAGTGACCGATCACCGGGACCGATACGGTTGTAGCCACCGAGCGTGAGTCCCGACCATGCAGATCGAACCCTTCGGCCTCGAGCGCTGGTTCGCCGAGGTCGAACACGGAGCCGACGTCATGCTCGCAGAGAGCGGCATCAGGAGCCTCTCCGCGGACCGATTCGACCTCGATCCGGGCGAGTTGGGCTACGTCATCCCGACCAACGGCGACCCGGAGTTCCGCGCGGAGGTCGGCGCACGCTACGACCGCGGTCGGGACGAGGTGCTGTTCACGTGCGGCACCCAGGAGGCGAACTTCCTCGCCTTCCTCGCGCTGATGCGAGGGGACGCACACGCGGTCGTCGTCACCCCCACCTACCAGGCGCTCTCCGCGGTGCCCGAGGCGTTCGGGCGGGTCACCCGCGTGTGGCTCGAACCACCCGAGTGGGAGCTCTCCGTGGAAGCGATCGCCGAGGCGATCGAACCCGAGACGCGCGTCGTCGTCTTCAACAACCCGAACAACCCGACCGGGGTCTACCACGACGAGGGGCTGGTACGCGAACTCTACGACCTCGCGGCCGAGAACGACGCCTACCTGCTCTGTGACGAGGTCTATCGGCTGCTCGCCGACGAGCCGATCACACCCGTCGCGGCGATGGGCGAGTACGGCCTGAGCACGACGAGCCTGACGAAGGCGTACGGCCTCGCCGGACTACGCTTCGGCTGGCTCGCCGGCGACCGGGAGGTCGTGGATCGGGCCTGGCAGTGGAAGGACTACACGACCATCTCGACCGGGCTGATCGACCAGCACGTCGCCCGACAGGCGCTCAGAGGCGAGCGAGAGATCCTCCTCGAGAACCGGGCGCTCGCGGACGAACACCGGGAACGGGTGCGAACGTTCGTCCGCGAGCACGGCCTCGGCTGGCACGAGCCCGTGGGGGTAAACGGCTTCGTCACGATCCCCGAGGGGTTCGAGAACGGCGAGGAGTTCTGTCGAACGGTCGTCGACGAGGAGAGCGTCGTGCTCGCACCGGGCGACCTCTTCGGGTTCGAGGACTACTTCCGGATCGGCTTCGGCCTGCCGACCGACGAGCTGGAGGTGGGGTTAGCGCGGGTCGGGAGCGTGATCGATCGTCACACCTGAGTCGTTCCAAACGGTTTATACCGCCGCCGCGGGTAGCGGGCTCCATGGCGAGAGAACAGAAGGAGGTCCGCGATCTGCAGGAGGGTGGCTACGTCCTGATGGACGGCGCGGCGTGTAAGATCACCCACTACAGTACGGCCAAACCGGGCAAACACGGCAGCGCGAAGGCCCGTGTCGAGGGTCGTGGCGTCTTCGACAGCAAGAAGCGCAGCTTCTCCCAGCCGGTCGACGCGAAGATCTGGGTGCCGATCATCGAGCGGAAACAGGGTCAGGTCATCAACGTCGAGAGCGACACCGTCGCGCAGGTGATGGACTTAGACTCCTACGAGACGATCACGATGCAGACGCCCTCGGACGCGAACCTCTCGCCCGAAGACGACATCGAGTTCCTCGAACTCGACGGCCAGCGAAAGATCGTCTGAGGGATGTTTCCCGGCGCACACGAGGAGGGCGGGTCGTACGGGATCCTCGGCGCGCCGCTCGACGTCTCGACGACCTTCCAGCCGGGAACCCGGTTCGGACCGGACCGGGTGAGGAGGTTCGCCGAGACGTTCGACGACTACGATCACAGGACGGACCAGCGGTTCTCGGAGCTCTCCGTCGTCGACTACGGGGACGTCCGGGCGTGGGACGACGCCGTCGAGTACCTCCATCACCTCGAAGGCAGGATACGGGACGTCGTGATGGACGACGCGGTCCCACTGGTGATCGGTGGCGAGCACACCGTGAGCGAGGCGGGCGTGAGGGCTACCGATCCCGACCTGTTCGTCTGTCTCGACGCCCACCTCGACCTCCGGAGCGAGTACGACGGCAACCCACACAGCCACGCCTGCGTGACCCGACACGTCCTCGACGTCGCGGAGGAGGCGATCGTCCTCGGCGTCCGAACCGGGAGCGAGGAGGAGTGGGAGCGTGCGAGCGCCGAGGACGTCAGCGTGGTTCCGCCGGAGGACGTAGGGGACTGGATCGAGACGGTCGGATCGAACGGGAGTGACCCCTTCGGCGGTCGCGAGAGTTACCTCTCGGTGGATATCGACGGCGCGGACCCGGGGTTCGCGCCCGGCACCGGCACGAAGGAGCCGTTCGGGCTGCACCCGAGGGAGATGCGCGACGTCGTTCGGCTCGCCGCACCGCACTGTACCGGGTTCGACGTCGTCGAGGTGAACGATCGCGACGACGGCCAGGCGGCGGCGCTCGGAGGAAAGCTCCTTCGGGAGTTCGTTTACGAACACGCACGGGCGACGAGGCACGAGGAATGAGACTCACCGAACTCTGCGAACGGCTGGACGATGAACTGAGAACGGAGGCGTTCGCCGACCTCGACGCGAGCGCGAACGGGCTCCAGGTCGGTCCACGCGAGGCCGAGATCGACCGGGTCGCGCTCGCCGTGGACGCCGCGGTGGAGACGATCGAGGCGGCGAGGGAAGCGGACGCCGACCTGTTGCTCACCCACCACGGCCTCTCGTGGGGTGGGATCGAGCGGATTACGAGAAACGAGTACGACCGGACCGCCGCGCTGATCGACGGGGAGATGGCGCTCTACGTCTCGCACCTGCCGCTCGACTCCCATCCCGAGATCGGAAACGCCGCCGGGGTCGCGACCGTCCTCGATCTCGACGATCGAGAGCCGTTCGGGAGCCTCGATCCGGAGACGATCGGGCTCCGCGGTCGGTTGCCCGAAGCCGTCGGTATCGGGACGCTGGAAGCCGAACTCGAGAGCGCGCTCGACCCGAAGCGAGGGGTCTACACGCTCGAGTTCGGTCCCGAGACGGTCGAGTCCGTCGCGGTCGTCACCGGCAGCGGGGTCGACTGGCTGGACGAGGCGGCCGACGCCGGCGTCGACGCGTTCGTCACCGGCGAGGGGAAAGGCCACGTCTACCACGAGGCACGGGAGGCTGGGATCCACGTCCTGCTCGCGGGTCACTACGCGACCGAGACGTTCGGCGTCCGCTCGGTCGGCGAACTGGTCGAGGGCTGGGGCCTCGAGACGACGTTCGTCGATCGTCCGACCGGGCTCTAGCCGGCCGAGCCTCTCGGTGAATCGACGCCCTCATGAGCGACTCGGCCCTCCACGAAGTGATGAGTGGGGAGAACGACCGAACGGGGGGCCGCCTACCCACAGCGGAGGCGATCGACCTCCCCACCCCACGGAACACCGACCTCCCGGTCGTCCGCGAGGACGACCTCCCGGAACACACGGACGAGGAGCCGCCGGAGCCGGTAGACGCGGAGGGCGACGGTGAGGAACCGGGCAGGCTCGCGGGCGTTCTGCTCGCCGCCTCGGTCGCCTTCTTCCTCACGAGCGCCGTCTGGTACGTGGTCACGACGACCGCCGCCTCGATCCGCGGGTTCGGGCTCGCGTTCTCCGTCCCACCGGAGCTGAGCGCCGGCTTCCTCCTCGCCACCTTCGGGCTCTGTCTCCTCCTCACCTACTGGATTCCCCTGTTCGTCCTCGCGATCCTCGTCTGCACGGCGGGGGTGTTCGGCCTCACCGCAACCCTGATCGTCCTCGTCTTCGGCGCGGGGGCGATGCCGACGGGGTTCGTGATCCTGCTCGGGACATCGCTCGCCCCGGCAGCCTTGCTCGCGCTCGGCCTGAAACTCGGTGCGGTCAGGCCCTGATCGGTCGGAGCCCTTCGGATCAGCACGGACCGGGTCGTTGAAACCGTCCGGCCGCGGACGTGGGCCATGAGCGACGACGAGCTTCCGGAGCGCGAGGAGTTCGCCCACGACCCGATCGGTCACACCCGCGTCACCGCGGGGATGAGCGTCGGGGACCTCGCGACGGAGTACGGGAACGCGGGCATCGGCGCGGCGGACCTCGCGGACGCGGTCGGGATCACCGCGGAGATGTTCGGGGACGAGGAGACGAGCGTCTTCTTCGGGCTGGCCGGGGCGATGGTCCCGTGTGGTATGCGTCAGGTCGTCATCGACCTGATCAGAGAGGGGTACATCGACGCGCTCGTGACGACCGGCGCGAACCTCACCCACGACACGATCGAGGCGATCGGCGGGAAACACCACCACGGTCGCGCCGGGCCACGCGACCGGCGGCCCGGCGCTTCCCGCTCAGGCTCGTCGGAGGACTCGGGTGAACACGGAACGGATCGTCACGACGAGAAGACGCCCCGAGAGCACGACGAGGCCCTGCGCGAGGAGTGGGTGGACCGGATCTACAACGTCTACCTCCCGCAGGAACACTTCACCGAGATGGAGACCCACGTCCGCGAGGAGGTCTTCTCCGGCCTCGAACGGACCGTGAGCATCCAGGAGCTGACCGCGGAGTTGGGGAAGGCGAACGCGGCGGCCAACGAGCGCGAGGGAGTAAAGGAAGATCCGGGCGTCGCCGCCGCGGCGTACGAGTGCGACGTCCCGATCTACTGCCCGGCGATCCAGGACTCGGTGCTCGGCCTCCAGGCGTGGATCTACTCGCAGACGACCGACTTCTCGCTCGACGCGCTCGCGGACATGACCCACCTGAACGACCTCGCCTACCACGCCGAACGGACCGGCGCGTTCGTCGTCGGCGGGGGCGTCCCGAAGAACTACACCCTCCAGACGATGCTCGTGACGCCGACGGCGTACGACTACGCCGTCCAGCTCACGATGGACTCACCACGGACCGGCGGACTCTCCGGGGCGACGCTCGACGAGGCTCGATCGTGGGGGAAGATCGAGACGGCCGGCGAGAACGCCAGCGTCTACGCCGACGCGACGATCACGCTCCCGCTCGTGGTGGCGGCCGCGTGCGAGCGGATCGATCGGTCGTGACTCCCCGTCGGGGGGAGCCACGGTCGGCCGTGCGAGAACGAACGGGGTGGATGATTTCGGAGTGCCTCTGATGACCGTTCGAAACCGCGGGTAAGACGAGGTGCCGGGCCCGCCTCCGTGTAACCGTTCAGTACTGAACCTGCTTATATACTCACGCGGGGAGGGCCGTCAGATCGGTGCGTTCGAGCAGCGTCGCCTGCCCGCGTCTGAGCCGGCCGGCCAGCGCCCGCGGGGTGATCCCGATCTCGCGAGCGACGTCCTCGAGCGTCGCGCGGCGTGGCTCCTCGAAGTAGCCACGCTGGTAGGCCACCGCGAGCGCCTCGCGCTGTTCGTCGGTGAGTCCGTACCGGTCGTCTTCACGGGGCGAGGCGGTCGTGACGCGTTCGATCGAGAGCGGTACCCCCCGTTCGGCACAGAACGTCCGGAACGCCCCGGCGGCCGCCCGATCGACGAATCGGACCTCGAAGCGCCACCGCTCGGTCGTCGCCCGTGCGTCGAGGAGTGCACCCTCCGAGCGGGCGATCGCGAACAGCGTGCCGGCCTCCTCATGGTTCCAGCGCGCGGCGAAGAGCGTCCCACCCTCGACCCGCTCGACGATCGATATCTCGTCGATCGCGCGTTCGTCCCTCGCGGCAGCGGCGAACAACTCCGGGTCCCGGTTCCACACCCAAAAGAAGGGCATGACGGTGTCGTCGGTCGGAACGATCCGGTCGAGTTCGAGGCGTGCACCCGGCTCCCCGCCGAGCGACCGGCCGAGCGCACAGGCGCTCGTGGGGACGGTGAACTCGATACGAGTGCTCATCACATCATCCACCACCGCCGACGAGATAACCCTTTTTCACCCCCGATTTCTGCCGGGTTTTCCGACCGTCCCGCTCGTACGGGGCCGTTTCTACGGCCGTCACCGGTCGAGAAACAGCCTCGCCTCCCCGACGTCCGCGTCCTGCTTGACCTGCTCCGTCCCCGAGACGGCGTGATCGCGGATCGAAGGGAGAGCGTCTCGACGTCCGGCCAGTCTACCTCGACGAGGTTCCCCGCCGGATCCCAGAGAGCGCCGGACCGCGCCGTCGGACAGCGAGATGAGTCGTGGCTCCGAAGAGGTCTCGCCACGTCGTCGAAGATCCCCGCGCCCGTGCGATCTCGAAGACGCGCTCGACGTCGTCTGCGTGGATTCGAGTGATTGAACCCGGTCGCGACCACGTGCCGGTGACGGATCGCCCCGTCATAAGGACGGTTGTGATTGATTACCGGTGATCGCCGACTCGTACTGGCGATCACCGGTAAGAGACTACAACCGTCCTTATCGAACGTCTTCCACCCGCCCGGAACCGGCTCAGACCGGCGTCGTCCGCTCCGCTCTCTCGGCGAGACGGTCCTCGGCGTACGCGTCGGCCGCGTCGAGGACGGTCGTCCCCTCGCGGTCTGCCCGGTCGATCAGCGCCGAGAGCCGGTCGCCGATCCGGTCGGCCTTCTCGTACGCCTCCTCGCGCCTGCCGCCGGCGTACTCCTCGTAGACGGTGATCAGCCCGCCCGCGTTGATCACGTAGTCGGGCGCGTAGAGGATCCCGCGGTCGGCGAGTGCCACGGCGTGGCGCCGCTCGGCGAGGACGTTGTTCGCCGCGCCCGCGACGACGTCACAGGAGAGCCGCGAGACGCTCTCGTCGTTCACGACGCCGCCGATCGCACACGGCGCGAAGACGTCACACTCCTCGTCGAAGACCGCCTCGGGGGCGACCGATCCCACCCCCCGTGTCTCCACGAGGTGGCCGACCCGCTCGGAGTCGACGTCGCTCACCACGACCTCCGCGCCGGCCTCGACGAGCTGTTCGACCAGGGCCGAACCGACCTTCCCCGTACCCTGGACGACTACTCGACGGTCGTCGAGCGAGTCGGTCCCGTAGACGTGCTCGGCACACGCCTCGATCCCCCGGAAGACGCCGTGAGCGGTGATCGCGGAGGGGTTCTCTAGCCCACTGCTCGTCCCGACGACGTGGTCGGTCTCGCGGGCGATGGCGTCCATCTCCGCTGCGCCCGTATTCACGTCCACGGAGGTGACGTAGCGCCCGCAGAGCCGATCGACCGCCCGACCGTACGCCTCGAACAGCGCCTCGGACGCGGCGTCGGGTTCGCCGAGGATCACGGCCTTCCCGCCGCCGAGCGGGAGGTCGGTCGCCGCTGCCTTGTACGTCATCGCCTCCGAGAGCCGGAGGACGTCCTCTAGCGCCGTGCCCTCCGTCTCGTAGTCGTAGAGCCGCGTTCCTCCCAGTGAGGGCCCGAGCGTCGTGTCGTGGATCGCGACGATCGCTCGCAGCCCCGTCTCGTCGTCGGTGAAAAAGGAGACCTGTTCGTGGCCCCGCTCCTCGATCGTGTCGAACACCATACCGATCGAACGGCAAGTATTGCGAAAGCCGTTCCGACTCGTCGCGACCGGCGCGATCCGCAACGGACCCGCGCGAGCGGCGGGTTCAGACGACCCGGTTCACCATCGCCTCGGAACGACCCTCAGCCAGCGCCCGGTAGTTCTCCGCCACGATCTCGCGCCAGCGGCCGAACTTCTCCGGCGTCGACCCCGCCATGTGCGGCGTGATCACCACGTTCGAGAGCTCCCAGAGCGGCGACTCCCGTGGGAGGGGTTCGGTCTCGAAGACGTCGAGCGCTGCCCCGCGGATCCACTTCGACTGCAGCGCGCGGGTCAGCGCCGCCTCGTCCGCTACCGCCCCGCGAGCGATGTTGATGACGACTGCACTGCTCGGCATCATCCGGAACTCCTCGTAGCCGAGCAATCCTTCGGTTTCGTCGGTGAGCGGGCAGGCGAGGACGAGGTAGTCCGACCGTCGGCAGAGTTCGTGGTGCTCGTCGGCCGGGTAACAGTTGGAGAGCACGTCCGGTGCGCTCTCGACGTCGCGTTTCGTCCCGATCACCTCCATCCCCAGTGCAGAGGCGAGGTCGGCCGTGCGAGCGCCGATCGCACCGACGCCGACGATCCCCATCGTCTTCCCGCGGATCTCTCCGCCCTCGACGCGCTCCCAGACGCCTCTGGCCTGCTGGCGGACGCTCTCGTGCAGCCCGCGCTCGAACATCAGCGCGTAACAGAGCACCTGCTCGGCGATCGGCTGCGCGTGGACGCCCGAGGCGTTTGTGAGCACGATCCCGCGCTCCGCCAGCTCGTCGAGGTCGTAGTGGTCGACCCCCGCACTGAGTGCCTGCACCCACCGGAGGCGTTCGGCAGCGTCGAGCAGTTCCTCACCCAGGTGACCGGCGACGATCGCCTCGACCTCGGGGGCCGCGGCGAACGTCTCCTCGGGGGTGCGAGCGATCCGGATCGCGCCCTCGGGGAGGTCGTCGTCGAGGATCTCGGAGAGCCCGTCGAGGCGGTCGGGGCCGAGCGTGTGCGGGAAGAGGATCGTCGGCTCGTCTGTCATACCCTCGGATTGATCGGTCGCGTCCTAAACCGTCCGGGTTGCGGCGAGCTAGTGGTCCGTGCGTATCCGGTGCCAGTCGAGGCGAACGTAGTGTGCGAGCGTGCCGGTGAGTCCCGCGGAACGGAACCGCCGGGCCGACGTCTCGACCAGTACGTCGGGACAGTAGCCCGTCCGGTAGGAAGCCCCGAGCCGTCGACTGAACGCCGTGTCCTCGTTGGGGACGTCCGGGAACCCGCCCGACGCACCGTAGACGTCGCGGTCGATCGCGAGGTTGAACCCGGGGAGGACCGGTCGGCGCAGGTGCGGGAACACGTGGTTCACCACCGCCTGTTTCGCGAGGCCACGACGAGCACCGACGACGCGACACCGAGAGCTCACCGCGTCGTACTCGCCCCCGTTCGCGAACGCGAGGATCCGATCCAGGTAGTCGGGGCGAACCGTCGTATCCGCGTCTACGAACGCGAGCCACTCCCCCCGTGCTCGTCGGGCACCCAGGTCGCGACCGCGACCGATTCCGCCCTCCTCCTGTTCGACCGGTTCGACGCCGAACTCCCTGGCGATCTCCGGTGTCGCGTCGTCGCTTCCGCCGTCGACGACGATCGTCTCGTACTCGTGTCCCGTATCGAGTGCACGGAGACTCTCGAGCGTCGCCGGGAGGTACGCCTCCTCGTCCTTCGCTGGGATCACGAAGCTCGCCGTCGGAGGGTCGTTTCCGGCCACCGATCCACCGGTAGATCGTTGAATCGGTTATCGGTTGCCCGGCACGTGACGGTTCGACTTCGGGGCCGTCGCCGGGTTCGGTCAGTCGTACGTCCGATAGCTCCCCGAGGCGACGTCGACCCGGACGAGCGTGTTCCCCTCCCAGGCATCGGGATCCGCGCCGTACTTCGGGTTGATCACGGCCTCGGCCTCGCGGATCGCCACCTCCTCTTCGATCACCTCCGCCGTCCCGCGCATCGCGACCATCCACTGCGCCGAGCCGTTCTCTGACTGCTCGATCGAGATAGCCACTCTGGGATTTCGCCGGACGTTCTCGAGTTTCTTCCCCGAGAGCAGCGCCGAGAGCGTTCCGTTTCGGTACCGATACCAGACCGGCGCGACGTGCGGACGGTCCTCGTAGCTGGTGGCGAAGTGTGCCATCAGCGGCGCGTCGCGGATCAGGTCTTCCGCTTCCGGAGGGAGTCCCCTGCTCATGGGTCTGCGAGGGGGGCCAGCGGGATAGGCGTTCGCGGGCCGAGTCGGTTTTGCGTGTGTGGTGGATAGTGGTGAGTGGCCGATGACGAGCCCGCTCACCGAACGCGTCTAGGCAGCGCGGTATGTGGAGCCCTATGAGTGCCGAGGCCGACTTCCTACCCCTAGACTTCGATAGGAAGTGACCGGACGTCAGCAGCTGCGATAGCGAAGTGGCATATCGGGTACCGATCGTGTGGGCTCCGCAGCCACTCGCCGGTCTCGAGCCGGCAGCGCCGTCTCAGGGGGTGAGACACCCTATAAGCGGTTCTCGTGGATCGCGATACTGTCACTCGGTGATTACATTCGATCCGGACTCGACGTAGGGAACGTGCTCCCGTTGGGCGGGCTCGATCCACCCGATGTGAGCTAGAGAGACCTGGCAATGGAGTGATCCAGCAATGACCACCCACCCCCGAAGCCCAACCGACCACGATACGCTCGGCCGAACGTTCGTCGATGCGGCCTGGAAGCGCGATACCCTCGACGATCTCGATGGCCTGTGTGCCCCGGACCTCGTCGTCCACGACCCCGCGAATCCGACCACCGGAACCGGACCGGAGGCGTACCGGCGGTTCGTCTCCCGGGTTACGGACGGGGCCACCGACGTGGAGGTCGCGATCGACGACGCCGTCGGCGACGACGGGACGGTGGCCATCCGGACGTCCGGGACCCTCGGAGGATTCGCCCAGGATGGCGATCCCGACGGTGCAACGGACGAGACGGCCATCTCAGGGTTCGAGGTCCTCCACGTCGAGAGCGGCCGCGTCGTGGAGTGGGCCGGGACGGTGCTGCCGGATCGAGTCCTGGAGGAGTTCCGCGCGGGATTCGCCGGGGACGTGATCTGTCCGGGTGATGCCGACTACGACGACGCCAGAGCCGTCTGGAACGGGGTCATCGACCGGTATCCGGGGCTCGTCCTCCGGTGTTCGGGCGTCGCGGACGTGATCGACGCCGTGAACCTCACGAGCGCACACGACCTCCTCGTGACGGTCCGCGGCGGCGGCCACAACGTCGCCGGGGCCGCGGTCTGCGACGGGGGGATCGTCATCGACCTCTCGGCGATGACCGGCGTGTGGGTCGACCCCGACGAGCGAACGGCGTGGGTCCAGGCGGGCGCCACGCTGGGGGACGTCGACCGCGAAACGCAGGCGTTCGGGCTCGCGACACCCCTCGGCGTCGTCTCCGCGACCGGGGTAGCGGGGCTCACGCTCGGTGGCGGTCTCGGACACCTCCGGAACAAGTACGGGTTGAGCGCCGACAACCTCGCCTCCGTCGACGTCGTCACCACCGACGGCGAGTACCTCACCGCGAGCCCGAACGAGCACGCTGACCTCTTCTGGGGACTCCGCGGCGGGGGCGGAAACTTCGGCGTGGTGACGGGATTCGAGTTCGACCTCCACCCCGTCGGACCCGAGGTGGCGGTCCTGCTGGCCGTCTACCACGCCGACGATGGCGACGCGGTGATGCGTGGCTTTCGGGAGTACGCACAGT
This region of Halalkalicoccus sp. CGA53 genomic DNA includes:
- a CDS encoding VOC family protein; the encoded protein is MSKPQPRAFAHVGVTVPDIDEAIEWYESVLGFERLMEAQTIAGDGESQISRLCLDVLGEFEEVRIAHLGTGGGTAIELFEFREGKESEPSPKEEGYFHVCVIDPNIEELAAEIEETGGKHHTEIWELFPDQRYRMTYCKDPWGNLLEIYTHGHERIYSNQGEY
- a CDS encoding deoxyhypusine synthase; the encoded protein is MSDDELPEREEFAHDPIGHTRVTAGMSVGDLATEYGNAGIGAADLADAVGITAEMFGDEETSVFFGLAGAMVPCGMRQVVIDLIREGYIDALVTTGANLTHDTIEAIGGKHHHGRAGPRDRRPGASRSGSSEDSGEHGTDRHDEKTPREHDEALREEWVDRIYNVYLPQEHFTEMETHVREEVFSGLERTVSIQELTAELGKANAAANEREGVKEDPGVAAAAYECDVPIYCPAIQDSVLGLQAWIYSQTTDFSLDALADMTHLNDLAYHAERTGAFVVGGGVPKNYTLQTMLVTPTAYDYAVQLTMDSPRTGGLSGATLDEARSWGKIETAGENASVYADATITLPLVVAAACERIDRS
- a CDS encoding translation initiation factor IF-5A produces the protein MAREQKEVRDLQEGGYVLMDGAACKITHYSTAKPGKHGSAKARVEGRGVFDSKKRSFSQPVDAKIWVPIIERKQGQVINVESDTVAQVMDLDSYETITMQTPSDANLSPEDDIEFLELDGQRKIV
- a CDS encoding aminotransferase class I/II-fold pyridoxal phosphate-dependent enzyme — its product is MQIEPFGLERWFAEVEHGADVMLAESGIRSLSADRFDLDPGELGYVIPTNGDPEFRAEVGARYDRGRDEVLFTCGTQEANFLAFLALMRGDAHAVVVTPTYQALSAVPEAFGRVTRVWLEPPEWELSVEAIAEAIEPETRVVVFNNPNNPTGVYHDEGLVRELYDLAAENDAYLLCDEVYRLLADEPITPVAAMGEYGLSTTSLTKAYGLAGLRFGWLAGDREVVDRAWQWKDYTTISTGLIDQHVARQALRGEREILLENRALADEHRERVRTFVREHGLGWHEPVGVNGFVTIPEGFENGEEFCRTVVDEESVVLAPGDLFGFEDYFRIGFGLPTDELEVGLARVGSVIDRHT
- a CDS encoding ABC1 kinase family protein, encoding MPLIWAYTRDNNRFVLFGPSRRVGVDEQRRRAKRLLDSLLTLGPTFIKLGQLLSTRPDILPPAYIDELSKLQDEVPPADWEEARKVLEEDVGPIEDAFAEFKTEAISGASLGQVYRAYVDDRLVAVKVRRPGIESLVKADLRVIRFSLPLLMYFVDDNRSFSLETLADEFDRVIREEMDYEREADMLREIRANFEGNDRIRIPEIVDSHSTRRVLTMEFVGGTKITRVGELEEKGIDRASVAETLQRAYLQMIIEDGVFHADPHPGNLAVQDDGTIVFYDFGMSGRVDPYVQEKVVEFYIAVANQDIDGILDTLIDLGTLSPEADREVMGQVLELAIEDARGEEIEQYRVNQIIDQVENTIYEFPLRLPSNLALVLRVATVVEGVCVTLDPDFNFIDTATEYLSEQGYREETAKQIAGEVGDQLRRTMESLIRVPPKIENTLDMLERDRLFVHVEIEDPNQIFDRLAKRLIYGLLLSVGLISTAIIYAFRGPDLSFLISGGLSLLIVFLLYRSFKKRRGIRARPQFTRQNLRQRRGEE
- the speB gene encoding agmatinase, producing MFPGAHEEGGSYGILGAPLDVSTTFQPGTRFGPDRVRRFAETFDDYDHRTDQRFSELSVVDYGDVRAWDDAVEYLHHLEGRIRDVVMDDAVPLVIGGEHTVSEAGVRATDPDLFVCLDAHLDLRSEYDGNPHSHACVTRHVLDVAEEAIVLGVRTGSEEEWERASAEDVSVVPPEDVGDWIETVGSNGSDPFGGRESYLSVDIDGADPGFAPGTGTKEPFGLHPREMRDVVRLAAPHCTGFDVVEVNDRDDGQAAALGGKLLREFVYEHARATRHEE
- a CDS encoding helix-turn-helix domain-containing protein, with protein sequence MSTRIEFTVPTSACALGRSLGGEPGARLELDRIVPTDDTVMPFFWVWNRDPELFAAAARDERAIDEISIVERVEGGTLFAARWNHEEAGTLFAIARSEGALLDARATTERWRFEVRFVDRAAAGAFRTFCAERGVPLSIERVTTASPREDDRYGLTDEQREALAVAYQRGYFEEPRRATLEDVAREIGITPRALAGRLRRGQATLLERTDLTALPA
- a CDS encoding cupin domain-containing protein — translated: MGRIDESDVEWETLERGETAFRRKRLGAAAGGERIGCSLYELPPGKRSWPYHYHAGNEEAIVVRSGSGTLRLAGETLSLSSGDYVALPADERGAHRVANDGEEVLSYLVISTMDEPDVTVYPDSGKFGVYVGAAPGEEGERSLEGYYRPSDAVSYWEGEEGEE
- a CDS encoding Nif3-like dinuclear metal center hexameric protein; protein product: MRLTELCERLDDELRTEAFADLDASANGLQVGPREAEIDRVALAVDAAVETIEAAREADADLLLTHHGLSWGGIERITRNEYDRTAALIDGEMALYVSHLPLDSHPEIGNAAGVATVLDLDDREPFGSLDPETIGLRGRLPEAVGIGTLEAELESALDPKRGVYTLEFGPETVESVAVVTGSGVDWLDEAADAGVDAFVTGEGKGHVYHEAREAGIHVLLAGHYATETFGVRSVGELVEGWGLETTFVDRPTGL